In the Solibacillus sp. FSL K6-1523 genome, one interval contains:
- a CDS encoding fatty acid desaturase: MTDAEKTKQLRKDIAPFAKSELRISIQQIINTIVPIFLIWGAGYVLLQYSPWYTALCSVIASGFVVRAFIIFHDCTHGSFFKNKTANAVIGNITGLLTSFPYEKWKREHSIHHATSANLDKRGIGDIDMLTIDEYLEKSKLGRLGYRFYRNPIVLFGLGPLFMVLVLNRINRKDAKRKERLNTYFTNLALLVICTSLILIFGFSTFLLVHGLTLFIAGSLGIWLFYIQHTYEDSYFEYDKDWDYVKAAVEGSSYYKLPKILQWITGNIGFHHVHHLSPRVPNYKLEDAHESIKPLQQATTITIKTSLESLRYKLYDPENYRFVTFKEATSSERMRNKTSLAK; the protein is encoded by the coding sequence ATAACAGATGCGGAAAAAACAAAACAGTTAAGAAAAGATATAGCCCCATTTGCAAAATCAGAGCTGCGTATTAGTATTCAGCAAATTATAAATACAATTGTACCAATCTTTTTAATATGGGGAGCAGGTTATGTACTTTTACAATATTCACCGTGGTATACGGCATTATGTAGTGTCATTGCATCAGGGTTTGTTGTACGAGCATTTATTATTTTCCATGATTGTACGCACGGTTCATTTTTCAAAAACAAAACGGCCAATGCAGTTATTGGCAATATTACAGGGCTGTTAACATCATTTCCATATGAAAAATGGAAACGTGAGCATTCGATCCACCATGCAACAAGTGCAAACTTAGACAAGCGCGGCATTGGCGATATCGATATGTTAACAATTGATGAATACTTAGAAAAATCTAAGTTAGGTCGTTTAGGTTACCGATTCTATCGTAATCCAATCGTATTGTTTGGGCTAGGACCACTATTTATGGTACTTGTATTAAACCGTATTAACCGTAAAGATGCGAAGCGTAAAGAGCGCTTAAATACGTACTTCACGAACCTTGCATTATTAGTAATTTGTACGTCTTTAATTTTAATATTCGGTTTCTCAACATTCTTATTAGTACATGGCTTAACATTATTTATCGCAGGTTCATTAGGCATTTGGTTATTTTATATTCAACATACGTATGAAGATTCGTATTTTGAATATGATAAAGATTGGGATTATGTAAAAGCTGCGGTAGAGGGTAGTTCTTATTATAAATTACCGAAAATCTTACAATGGATTACAGGAAATATCGGCTTCCACCATGTGCATCATTTATCACCACGTGTGCCAAATTACAAATTAGAAGATGCGCATGAATCAATTAAGCCGTTACAGCAGGCGACGACAATTACAATCAAAACAAGCTTAGAATCGCTACGTTATAAATTATATGATCCTGAAAACTATCGCTTTGTAACATTTAAAGAAGCGACATCATCAGAGCGTATGAGAAATAAAACGTCGTTAGCAAAATAA
- the nadE gene encoding ammonia-dependent NAD(+) synthetase, which yields MTELQQQIIEELHVLPTIHVEEEIRKSIDFLKEYAKKHSFVKGFVLGISGGQDSTLAGKLAQLAVDELNAEEGTTNYSFWAVRLPYGMQFDEQDCQDALDFIQPTKIYTVNIKKAVDASFEALAMAGIELSDFAKGNEKARERMKVQFSIAAMNGAVVLGTDHAAEAITGFYTKFGDGGADLMPIFRLTKRQGRQLLAHLNCPEHLYLKVPTADLEEDRPSLPDEVALGVTYDQIDDYLEGKTIPEQARQTLEGHYIRSMHKRHLPITIFDTFWK from the coding sequence GTGACTGAATTACAACAGCAAATTATTGAAGAATTGCATGTTCTTCCTACAATCCATGTAGAGGAAGAGATTCGTAAATCAATTGACTTCTTAAAGGAATATGCAAAAAAGCATTCCTTTGTAAAAGGCTTCGTATTAGGGATTAGTGGAGGGCAAGATTCCACGTTAGCTGGAAAACTTGCGCAGCTTGCCGTCGATGAATTGAATGCAGAAGAAGGGACCACAAACTATTCTTTTTGGGCAGTAAGATTACCATATGGAATGCAATTTGATGAACAAGATTGCCAAGATGCACTCGATTTTATTCAGCCGACGAAAATTTACACGGTCAATATTAAAAAGGCAGTTGATGCGAGCTTTGAAGCATTAGCAATGGCTGGTATTGAGTTAAGTGACTTTGCAAAAGGCAATGAAAAAGCGCGGGAACGCATGAAAGTTCAGTTTTCAATTGCCGCGATGAACGGGGCGGTTGTACTCGGGACAGATCATGCAGCAGAAGCAATTACCGGCTTTTATACGAAGTTTGGAGATGGCGGCGCTGATTTAATGCCGATTTTCCGATTAACAAAACGTCAAGGTCGTCAATTGTTAGCGCATTTAAATTGCCCAGAGCATCTGTATTTAAAAGTACCAACAGCAGATCTTGAAGAAGATCGCCCATCCTTACCAGATGAAGTAGCGCTCGGTGTGACGTATGATCAAATTGATGACTATTTAGAAGGAAAGACAATTCCGGAACAAGCGCGTCAAACATTAGAGGGACATTATATCCGTTCGATGCATAAACGCCATTTACCAATCACTATATTCGATACATTTTGGAAATAA
- a CDS encoding GNAT family N-acetyltransferase, with the protein MIRLATAADIPTILEIFNDNILNSTAIYMYEEQTLAQRMAWYEQKLQNGEPLFVYEDNGEVAGYAAYGPFRAYPAYQYTVEHSVYVHKNHYKKGIATKLMDVLIEHARKNEVKTMVACIDRENEASIYIHERLHFTYSGTIRNAGYKFGRWLDLVFYQLDLEGPNESKEK; encoded by the coding sequence ATGATTAGACTAGCAACAGCAGCGGATATACCAACGATTTTAGAAATCTTTAATGACAATATTTTAAATTCGACGGCGATATATATGTATGAGGAGCAAACGTTAGCACAGCGTATGGCGTGGTATGAGCAAAAATTGCAAAATGGCGAGCCGTTATTCGTTTATGAAGACAATGGCGAAGTAGCAGGCTATGCAGCATACGGTCCATTTCGTGCGTATCCAGCTTATCAATATACAGTGGAGCATTCCGTTTACGTACATAAAAACCATTATAAAAAAGGGATTGCTACGAAGTTAATGGATGTGCTCATTGAACATGCCCGTAAAAACGAGGTAAAAACAATGGTTGCATGTATTGATCGTGAAAACGAAGCGAGCATTTATATACATGAAAGACTTCACTTTACGTATAGTGGAACGATTCGTAATGCAGGCTATAAGTTTGGACGTTGGCTGGATTTAGTTTTTTATCAACTCGATTTAGAAGGACCAAATGAGTCAAAAGAAAAATAA
- a CDS encoding sensor histidine kinase codes for MQTWYSIIPKSPMLSIYIWIIFCIMPFFFIIQSFPLWQIITGIGFILFYFLCHYFSFRAKPGLKYMWISFQMVLNIVMTLLFGYVYLSLFTAFFIGNIRQSVGFYIMYGLHIGFTVLSIVGGYFIFLDLFLTQTPFIIINVLGVVLLPFTLYSKTRRENLEGELETARERISELTVHEERQRIARDLHDTLGQKLSMIGLKSDLAARLVEKDPQQAILEIKDIRQTASVALKEVRELVADMRAVRIEEELYRVEQILKAAQIKFRLNGDKSEIKMPVLAESVISMCLKEAVTNIIKHSEATICRISFYQSEDEFKMTIQDNGVGLDRSKRLNGGSGLKGMQERIEFLNGVIDIESDQGTSVIIKVPLAITHQKGEMEK; via the coding sequence ATGCAAACTTGGTATAGTATCATCCCGAAAAGCCCGATGTTAAGTATTTATATATGGATAATTTTTTGTATTATGCCGTTTTTCTTTATTATTCAGTCATTTCCACTGTGGCAAATTATTACGGGAATTGGGTTTATTTTATTTTACTTCCTATGTCATTATTTTTCGTTCCGTGCAAAACCGGGATTAAAATATATGTGGATTAGCTTCCAAATGGTGCTCAATATTGTGATGACCCTACTGTTTGGATATGTTTATTTATCCTTATTTACGGCATTTTTTATCGGCAATATTAGGCAATCTGTTGGATTTTATATTATGTATGGCTTACATATAGGCTTTACTGTGCTATCTATTGTAGGTGGCTACTTTATTTTTCTTGATTTATTTTTGACGCAAACCCCGTTTATTATCATTAATGTATTGGGCGTAGTTCTTCTACCGTTTACACTGTATTCAAAAACGCGTCGGGAAAATTTAGAAGGAGAGCTTGAGACGGCACGTGAGCGAATTTCCGAATTAACCGTTCATGAAGAGCGTCAACGAATTGCACGTGATTTACATGATACGCTTGGACAAAAACTATCCATGATTGGCTTGAAAAGTGATTTAGCTGCCCGATTAGTGGAAAAAGACCCACAACAGGCGATATTAGAAATAAAGGATATTCGCCAAACAGCAAGTGTGGCATTGAAAGAAGTTCGTGAGCTTGTTGCGGATATGCGCGCGGTACGTATCGAAGAAGAGTTATACCGAGTCGAGCAAATTTTAAAAGCTGCACAAATTAAATTTCGCTTAAATGGCGATAAATCCGAAATCAAAATGCCAGTGCTTGCTGAAAGTGTCATAAGTATGTGTCTTAAAGAAGCCGTGACGAACATTATTAAGCATAGTGAAGCAACGATTTGTCGCATTAGCTTTTATCAAAGTGAAGATGAGTTCAAAATGACGATTCAAGATAATGGTGTGGGCTTAGACCGTTCGAAACGCTTAAATGGCGGAAGTGGTTTAAAAGGCATGCAGGAGCGAATTGAATTTTTAAATGGTGTGATTGATATTGAAAGTGATCAAGGAACATCCGTTATTATTAAAGTGCCATTAGCCATTACGCATCAAAAAGGAGAGATGGAAAAATGA
- a CDS encoding ABC transporter permease has product MTYTSLSLTLLFVLIPLALSKALKLGLERDVTIATVRSVFQLLAVGYILNFVFESDSVIYMLLMISLMIVAATLNARKKGKGIPGITWKLVVTLLSVEVVIMSVLLGLQIMPATANFIIPISGMMVGNSMVLCILFLNRFQSEIDANEHTIELILSLGGTPKQAVHQQLIDSIKASMIPTIEAQKTIGLVQLPGIMSGQIIGGANPIEAVQFQILIIFALLTCATLSSVILGFLVYPTLFNERMQKLKTNTQ; this is encoded by the coding sequence ATGACTTATACTTCCCTATCTCTCACTTTATTATTTGTGTTGATTCCACTTGCCTTATCGAAAGCTTTAAAGCTAGGGCTAGAACGTGATGTAACAATTGCTACCGTGCGCTCTGTCTTTCAGCTACTCGCTGTCGGATACATACTGAATTTCGTTTTCGAATCAGATAGCGTCATTTATATGCTATTAATGATTTCATTAATGATTGTGGCAGCGACGTTAAACGCCCGGAAGAAAGGAAAAGGTATACCGGGCATTACGTGGAAGCTTGTCGTAACGTTGCTTTCGGTAGAGGTTGTCATTATGAGCGTACTCCTTGGGCTTCAAATCATGCCTGCAACGGCAAACTTCATCATTCCTATCAGTGGCATGATGGTTGGAAACTCGATGGTATTATGTATTTTGTTTTTAAATCGGTTTCAATCTGAAATTGATGCGAACGAACATACAATCGAGCTTATTCTGTCGCTCGGCGGCACACCAAAACAAGCAGTCCATCAACAACTAATAGATTCCATTAAAGCGAGTATGATTCCAACAATCGAAGCGCAAAAAACAATCGGGCTTGTCCAATTACCAGGTATCATGAGCGGACAAATTATCGGTGGTGCAAATCCGATTGAAGCCGTGCAGTTTCAAATTTTAATCATTTTCGCCTTACTCACTTGCGCGACATTATCCTCCGTTATTTTAGGGTTTTTAGTGTATCCCACATTATTTAACGAAAGAATGCAAAAGTTAAAGACTAATACACAATAA
- a CDS encoding response regulator transcription factor, with product MIRIVIAEDQGMLLGAMKSLLSMEEDIEVVGLAKNGEEAIELVEELQPDVCIMDIEMPVKTGLDAAEALRGSDCKIIILTTFARPGYFERARKAGVRGYLLKDSPIEELVNSIRIIVDGRRIYAPELVDFVYEDDSENPLTERESQVLELIAEGKTTKEIAAELYLAAGTVRNYISTILEKLGVGNRIEAIARFKEKGWNK from the coding sequence ATGATTCGTATAGTTATAGCCGAGGATCAGGGAATGCTACTCGGTGCGATGAAGTCTTTACTAAGTATGGAAGAGGATATCGAAGTTGTAGGGCTAGCAAAAAACGGCGAAGAGGCCATTGAGTTAGTCGAGGAGTTACAACCAGATGTTTGCATAATGGATATTGAAATGCCTGTGAAAACAGGTTTAGATGCTGCTGAGGCGCTACGCGGTAGTGATTGTAAAATTATAATATTGACGACTTTTGCGCGACCTGGTTATTTTGAACGTGCACGAAAAGCAGGTGTCCGTGGTTATTTATTAAAGGATAGTCCGATTGAAGAACTTGTTAACTCCATTCGTATTATTGTAGATGGTCGCCGAATTTACGCGCCTGAGCTTGTCGATTTCGTTTATGAAGATGATAGTGAAAACCCACTGACAGAGCGCGAAAGCCAAGTGCTGGAGCTGATAGCAGAGGGGAAAACGACGAAAGAAATCGCAGCGGAATTATATTTAGCTGCTGGGACCGTTCGAAACTATATCTCTACAATTTTAGAGAAGCTTGGTGTCGGTAACCGAATCGAAGCAATCGCCCGTTTTAAAGAAAAGGGCTGGAATAAATAA
- a CDS encoding nicotinate phosphoribosyltransferase, whose protein sequence is MSEKYVDDSLALHTDLYQINMAESYWADGIHNRKAVFELYFRKLPFGNGYAVFAGLERMLDYLKNFKFSETDIAYLRDELHYKEDFINYLKDIRFTGTMHSMVEGELVFANEPIVRIEAPLVEAQLIETALLNIVNYQTLIATKASRIKQIIKNEIGMEFGTRRAQEMDAAIWGARAAIIGGFESTSNVRAGKIFDIPVAGTHAHALVQAYKNDYDAFHSYAKRHKDCVFLVDTYNTLRSGVPTAIKVAKELGDKINFIGIRLDSGDIAFLSKEARRMLDEAGFPNAKVIVSNDLDEYTILNLKAQGARVDMWGIGTKLITAYDQPALGAVYKMVAIENECGELEDTIKISANAEKVTTPGLKRVFRIINTKNGKSEGDYITMADENPSSETRIKMFHPVHTFVSKFVTNFEAKELHIKVIDQGEIIYEVPSLREIRQYAHGNLELLWDEYKRALNPEEYPVDLSQKCWDNKMRNIQEVHNMVAEI, encoded by the coding sequence ATGAGTGAAAAGTATGTAGATGATAGTTTAGCGTTGCATACCGATTTATATCAAATTAATATGGCAGAAAGCTACTGGGCGGATGGCATCCATAATCGTAAGGCGGTTTTCGAGTTGTATTTTAGAAAGCTACCATTCGGCAACGGCTATGCAGTGTTCGCCGGTTTAGAACGTATGTTGGATTATTTGAAGAACTTCAAATTTAGTGAAACAGATATCGCCTATTTACGCGATGAACTTCATTATAAAGAAGATTTTATAAATTACTTAAAAGATATACGCTTTACAGGTACTATGCATTCAATGGTTGAAGGTGAGCTTGTTTTTGCAAATGAACCAATCGTTCGAATTGAAGCACCATTAGTTGAGGCGCAATTAATCGAAACGGCACTACTGAATATTGTTAATTACCAAACGCTTATTGCCACGAAAGCAAGTCGTATTAAGCAAATTATTAAAAATGAAATTGGGATGGAATTCGGTACGCGTCGTGCACAAGAAATGGATGCGGCAATTTGGGGTGCCCGTGCAGCGATCATTGGCGGATTTGAATCGACATCGAATGTTCGTGCAGGGAAGATTTTTGATATTCCTGTAGCAGGTACGCATGCACATGCATTGGTACAAGCATATAAAAACGACTATGATGCCTTTCATTCCTATGCGAAACGCCATAAAGATTGCGTATTTTTAGTAGATACGTACAATACTTTAAGATCGGGTGTACCAACAGCGATCAAAGTAGCGAAAGAGCTTGGAGATAAAATTAACTTTATCGGGATTCGTTTAGATAGCGGTGACATTGCCTTCTTATCGAAAGAAGCGCGACGCATGCTCGATGAAGCAGGATTCCCAAATGCCAAAGTCATTGTGTCGAATGATTTAGATGAATACACGATTTTAAATTTAAAAGCACAAGGTGCGCGTGTAGATATGTGGGGGATTGGCACAAAGTTAATTACAGCTTATGATCAGCCAGCATTAGGTGCGGTTTACAAAATGGTTGCGATTGAAAATGAATGTGGCGAACTAGAAGATACGATTAAAATTTCAGCTAATGCAGAAAAAGTAACGACACCAGGATTAAAAAGGGTTTTCCGAATTATTAATACGAAAAATGGGAAATCTGAAGGTGACTACATTACAATGGCGGATGAAAATCCATCGAGTGAAACAAGAATTAAGATGTTCCATCCTGTGCATACATTCGTTTCGAAGTTTGTCACGAACTTTGAGGCAAAAGAACTGCATATAAAAGTAATCGATCAAGGCGAAATCATTTATGAAGTGCCATCATTACGAGAAATTCGTCAATATGCTCACGGCAATTTAGAGCTACTTTGGGATGAGTATAAACGTGCATTGAATCCTGAAGAATATCCAGTGGATTTAAGTCAAAAATGTTGGGATAACAAAATGCGTAATATTCAAGAAGTGCACAATATGGTTGCAGAAATATAA
- a CDS encoding proline dehydrogenase family protein, which yields MALRDFFISLSENETLSNTAQQYGFKLGAQNIVAGTTIPEVLKSIEELNAKGISCTVDHLTNFVSDEAQATQAKNDLLVMIDAIHAKEVDAHISVQPAQLGLDIDIDFCYDNLREIVAHAETYGIFVNVNTADHQHLQTTLDMVEELTKSFTNVGTVIQAYLHRAKDDISQFTNSRLRIVKGAYKESEEIAYQDQLDIDINFLELIESHLANGQFTSIATHDQNMINHVKYFALENNIPKDKFEFQMFYGFRKDLQLELSREGYKVCVYVPYGKDWYGYFMRQLAERPQNLNYVTKKVFNKKTNTVLAVAAGAFLLGRLTKRK from the coding sequence ATGGCATTACGCGATTTTTTCATTTCATTATCTGAAAACGAAACACTTAGCAACACAGCACAACAATACGGTTTTAAACTTGGCGCGCAAAATATTGTAGCAGGTACAACAATCCCTGAGGTGCTAAAAAGCATTGAAGAACTGAACGCAAAAGGTATTTCTTGCACGGTCGATCACTTAACAAATTTTGTATCGGATGAAGCACAAGCAACGCAAGCGAAAAATGATCTGCTTGTAATGATTGATGCCATTCATGCAAAAGAAGTGGATGCCCATATTTCGGTACAACCAGCTCAGCTTGGGCTCGATATTGATATCGATTTTTGCTATGACAACTTACGTGAAATCGTAGCACATGCTGAAACTTACGGTATTTTCGTCAACGTCAATACAGCAGACCATCAGCACTTACAAACTACCCTTGATATGGTTGAGGAGCTTACAAAATCATTTACGAATGTTGGTACGGTTATTCAAGCCTACCTTCACCGCGCAAAAGATGATATAAGTCAGTTTACGAATTCCCGTTTACGCATTGTAAAGGGTGCTTACAAAGAATCGGAGGAAATCGCCTATCAAGATCAGTTAGATATTGATATTAACTTCCTTGAGCTGATTGAATCACATTTAGCAAACGGTCAGTTTACATCGATTGCTACACATGATCAAAATATGATTAACCATGTAAAATACTTTGCCCTCGAAAATAACATCCCAAAGGACAAGTTCGAATTCCAAATGTTCTATGGCTTCCGTAAAGACTTGCAGCTAGAACTCTCACGCGAAGGCTACAAGGTTTGTGTATATGTACCATACGGCAAAGATTGGTACGGCTATTTCATGCGTCAATTAGCAGAGCGGCCACAAAACTTAAACTACGTGACAAAGAAAGTATTCAATAAAAAAACGAATACTGTTCTTGCAGTTGCGGCAGGGGCTTTCTTATTAGGGCGCTTAACAAAACGCAAATAA
- a CDS encoding ABC transporter ATP-binding protein, with amino-acid sequence MLQHAITFDNVSFEINQTKLLKNISGTFYKGQITTLIGPSGAGKTTLLKLCNGLISASCGQIMIEHDNIELIEPTTLRRKVGIALQSAPLLKTSVYENLALPRKLQEQKLNEEEALSFLQAVGLDKEFLMREAIDLSGGQKQKLSIARTLVNQSEVLLLDEITSALDPKSVREIEELVVQLNVQYGVTIIWITHNIEQAKRLGHYTWLLKEGQLIDAAQTEILFQSDNPVVQSFIQRGNER; translated from the coding sequence ATGTTACAACACGCTATTACTTTCGATAATGTTTCATTTGAAATCAATCAAACGAAGCTATTAAAAAATATTTCAGGTACGTTTTATAAAGGTCAAATTACAACACTCATTGGTCCTTCTGGTGCAGGAAAAACGACGCTACTCAAATTGTGCAACGGTTTAATTTCTGCATCATGCGGACAAATTATGATTGAACATGACAATATTGAGTTAATTGAGCCAACTACATTACGTCGCAAAGTTGGAATAGCTTTGCAGTCTGCACCGCTATTAAAAACTTCCGTCTATGAAAATTTAGCACTTCCTCGTAAGTTACAAGAGCAAAAGCTAAACGAAGAAGAGGCACTGTCTTTTTTACAAGCAGTTGGGCTAGATAAGGAATTTTTAATGCGAGAGGCAATTGATTTATCTGGTGGGCAAAAGCAAAAACTTTCGATTGCTCGAACATTAGTAAATCAATCTGAAGTTCTATTGCTCGATGAAATTACATCTGCATTGGATCCCAAATCTGTGCGTGAAATTGAAGAGTTAGTAGTTCAGTTAAATGTACAATATGGTGTAACAATTATTTGGATTACGCATAATATCGAACAGGCTAAACGACTGGGGCATTATACGTGGCTGTTAAAAGAGGGGCAATTAATAGATGCCGCGCAAACGGAGATACTATTCCAATCAGATAATCCCGTCGTCCAATCATTTATCCAGCGAGGTAATGAAAGATGA